Proteins encoded in a region of the Mucilaginibacter sabulilitoris genome:
- a CDS encoding SGNH/GDSL hydrolase family protein: MIKFKHLLILTLAISAGLQVKGQDNKVALWKGFEKVQVNIDGHDAYYVKPTHPLPGNPWVWRASFPDWHTEIDSILLTKGFYVAFVNVDNQYGSPASLQVWDKFYTYLTGKLAFAPKVALEAVSRGGLYAYGWAKRNPDKVSCIYAETPVCDIKSWPGGKGKGPGDAAAWKELKQIYHFTEDQAIAYNDNPIDNLEGLASFRVPVLHTIGLNDKLAPPDENTYPFEKKYLALGGPMSINPITQGPMELQGHHFKIDRPDYYADFIINNSYPVKKVLPYSNYIKTGSKLNNFYYAAAVKKKATVSFLGGSITFNPGWRDKVCKYLKETYPETDFHFIAAGIPSLGSLPHAFRVQRDVLDSGKTDLLFVEAAVNDRGTDSTTQVRSLEGIVRHARNANPYTDIVFMAFVDPQKIENYSKGKVSPELVNHEMVAAHYNLPYINLALEVNDKIKNKELSWADDFKDIHPAHYGQELYFANIKSLLQTCVETTYKAPFKLTLPKPIDKARFENGSYYDLTNAKPGEGWQITPNWKPSDGLQVRDGFVNVPVLNATEPGSELSLPFKGNAVGIAVVAGGDAGTISYAVDKDEFKDLDLFTEFSSWLHLPIYHLLGDNLANGSHVLRIRISEQKNSASKGHACRIVHFFVNNK, from the coding sequence ATGATAAAATTTAAACACCTATTAATCTTAACATTAGCAATCAGCGCTGGCCTGCAGGTAAAAGGTCAGGACAACAAAGTAGCATTGTGGAAAGGCTTTGAGAAAGTGCAGGTGAATATTGATGGCCACGATGCTTATTACGTAAAACCCACGCATCCGCTGCCGGGTAACCCATGGGTTTGGCGCGCCTCATTCCCTGATTGGCATACCGAAATTGACAGCATATTGCTAACCAAAGGTTTTTATGTAGCCTTTGTTAATGTTGATAACCAGTATGGCAGCCCGGCATCGTTGCAGGTTTGGGATAAATTTTATACTTACCTGACTGGCAAACTGGCCTTTGCGCCAAAGGTGGCTTTGGAGGCTGTAAGTCGCGGCGGGTTATATGCTTATGGCTGGGCCAAGCGTAACCCGGATAAGGTAAGCTGCATTTATGCGGAAACTCCGGTGTGCGACATTAAAAGCTGGCCGGGAGGCAAAGGAAAGGGCCCCGGCGATGCCGCTGCCTGGAAAGAGTTAAAACAGATTTACCATTTTACCGAAGATCAGGCCATAGCTTACAATGATAATCCTATTGATAATTTGGAAGGTTTGGCGTCATTCCGTGTACCGGTATTGCACACTATTGGCTTAAATGACAAGCTTGCTCCGCCCGATGAAAACACTTACCCCTTTGAAAAAAAATACCTGGCCTTAGGTGGCCCGATGAGTATAAACCCTATAACCCAGGGGCCAATGGAATTGCAGGGACATCATTTTAAGATTGATCGCCCGGATTATTACGCCGATTTTATTATCAATAATTCTTATCCGGTAAAAAAGGTGCTGCCTTATAGCAACTACATTAAAACAGGCAGTAAGCTTAATAACTTTTATTACGCCGCTGCAGTTAAGAAAAAAGCTACGGTTTCTTTTTTGGGAGGTTCTATTACCTTTAATCCGGGCTGGCGTGATAAGGTTTGCAAATACCTCAAAGAAACCTACCCTGAAACCGATTTTCATTTCATCGCTGCAGGCATTCCTTCGTTAGGTAGTTTACCTCATGCTTTCCGTGTACAAAGAGACGTGCTCGACTCAGGCAAAACCGATCTGTTATTTGTAGAAGCCGCTGTGAACGACAGGGGTACCGATAGCACTACACAGGTGCGCTCATTAGAAGGTATTGTGCGGCACGCGCGTAATGCTAATCCATATACCGACATTGTTTTCATGGCATTTGTCGACCCTCAAAAAATAGAAAATTATAGCAAGGGCAAAGTATCGCCTGAGCTGGTAAACCACGAAATGGTGGCCGCTCACTATAACCTACCCTATATAAACCTGGCTTTAGAAGTTAATGATAAAATAAAAAACAAGGAACTAAGCTGGGCTGACGATTTTAAAGATATACACCCGGCCCATTATGGTCAGGAGCTGTATTTCGCCAATATTAAAAGCCTGCTGCAGACTTGTGTTGAAACTACATACAAAGCGCCATTTAAACTGACTTTACCTAAACCAATTGATAAGGCCCGTTTTGAAAACGGTAGCTATTATGATCTGACCAACGCCAAACCGGGTGAGGGATGGCAAATTACGCCAAACTGGAAACCCTCGGACGGCTTACAAGTCCGCGATGGGTTTGTGAATGTGCCGGTGTTAAATGCTACCGAGCCGGGTTCTGAGTTATCATTGCCGTTTAAAGGCAATGCAGTTGGTATAGCCGTAGTTGCTGGCGGCGATGCGGGTACCATATCCTACGCGGTTGACAAAGACGAATTTAAAGATCTTGATCTGTTCACTGAATTTAGCAGCTGGTTGCACCTGCCTATTTATCATTTACTGGGGGATAATTTAGCTAACGGCAGCCATGTGCTCCGGATCAGGATAAGCGAACAAAAAAACAGCGCAAGCAAGGGGCATGCCTGTCGCATTGTGCATTTTTTTGTGAACAACAAGTAA